DNA from Campylobacter lari:
ATCTCTACACTATCGCCACTTGGTAAATTTCTATCCATGATGATTAAGTCTATTTCATTTGTATCTAGAAAGGTTTCTAAGTCAAAAAAATCAAAATAATTATAAATTTTTATATTTTCTTGACTAAGTCTTAAACTAATTAACTCATTTAAATCTTTATCATCTTCTATCAAAATAACATTTAGCATATAAAATTATATCAAAAAATACATGTATCCAAAATGTTTCCAAGTTTTTTTAAATTTTCATTACTTTTTTAAAACAAGGAGAAAAAATGAAAAAACTTTTGGCTTTAAGTGTGGCTACCTTTGTTAGTTTAAACGCAGCAGAATTAAAAATAGCAGGTTCATCTACTGTCTATCCTTTTACTTCTTTTGTTGCTGAAGAGTATGCTTCTATAAAAAATACAAAAACACCTATAGTTGAAAGTCTTGGCACAGGCGGTGGTTTTAAAGTGTTTTGCGAGGGAATTACTGATATTTCTAATGCTTCAAGAGCAATCAAGCCAAGTGAATTTGAAACTTGTAAAAAATCAGGTGTGAGTGATATAGTCGGGATTATGATAGGTTATGATGGCATAGTTTTAGCTCAAAATAAAATCAATGCTCCATTAAATATAAGCTTACATGAGTTATTTTTAGCTTTGGCCAAAGAAATTCCACAAGATGGAAAATTAGTCCCAAATCCTTATACAAATTGGCAACAAATCAATAAAAATCTACCAAATAGAAAAATTACAATCTATGGTCCTCCATCAAGTTCAGGAACAAGAGATAGTATAGAAGAGCTTGTAATGGTAGATATTTCTAAAAAAATTCCTGAATATAAAGGTGCATATAAAACTATACGCCAAGATGGAGCATTTATACCAAGCGGAGAAAACGATAATTTAATTGTTTCAAAACTTTCTGTTGATAAAGAAGCTTTTGGGCTTTTTGGATACGGATTTTTAGCTAGCAATGATGATAAGATTAATGCAGTTGATATTGATGGTGTAAAAGCTGATGAGAAAAATATATCTGAAGGAAAATATAAACTAGCTCGTTCTTTGTTTATATATATAAATGCTAAGAAAAATCCAGAAGTATTTGAATTTGCAAAAATTTATATGAGTGATGATTTAGCTAAAAGCGGAGCAGAATTAGAAAAAATAGGATTAGTTCCTTTGGATGAAAAAACATTAAAACAAACCCAAAAACATATAGAAGAAAAAGGTTTATTAACTGATGAGCTTGTTAAAGCAGGGAAAGTTTTTTAATTTTTAGGATGAAAAATTGATAAAAGAAAAAATAATAAAATTAACGCTTTTTCTTTGTGCTTTTGTTAGCGTAGTAGTAAGCTTTGCTATTATGCTAACTATTTTAATAGAGGCATTAAAATTTTTTCAAAAAGAAAGCGTATTTACTTTTTTATTCTCAAGTCAGTGGGCAGCAGATGCTGCATTTGTAGGTGCTGATGGAAGTAGCAAGCATGGGGTTTTTGGTGCCTTGAGTTTATTTTGGGGAACTTTTTATATTTCATTAATAGCAATGCTAACAGCCTTACCTTTAGGTGTAATGTGTGCTATTTATCTTGGAGTATTTGCAGGTAAAAAATCTAAAAACTATTTAAAACCTATTTTAGAAATCATAGCAGGAATTCCTACTGTAGTTTTTGGATTTTTCGCAGCCATAGTTGTAGCTCCTTTTATAGTGTGGTTTTTTTCTCTTTTTGGTATAGAAGCTAGTTTTCAAAGTGCCCTAGGTGCAGGTTTTATCATGGGTATTATGATAGTTCCTATAGTGGCTTCACTCTCACAAGATTGTATTGAAGCTGTAAGTTTAAAAA
Protein-coding regions in this window:
- a CDS encoding substrate-binding domain-containing protein: MKKLLALSVATFVSLNAAELKIAGSSTVYPFTSFVAEEYASIKNTKTPIVESLGTGGGFKVFCEGITDISNASRAIKPSEFETCKKSGVSDIVGIMIGYDGIVLAQNKINAPLNISLHELFLALAKEIPQDGKLVPNPYTNWQQINKNLPNRKITIYGPPSSSGTRDSIEELVMVDISKKIPEYKGAYKTIRQDGAFIPSGENDNLIVSKLSVDKEAFGLFGYGFLASNDDKINAVDIDGVKADEKNISEGKYKLARSLFIYINAKKNPEVFEFAKIYMSDDLAKSGAELEKIGLVPLDEKTLKQTQKHIEEKGLLTDELVKAGKVF
- the pstC gene encoding phosphate ABC transporter permease subunit PstC, producing the protein MIKEKIIKLTLFLCAFVSVVVSFAIMLTILIEALKFFQKESVFTFLFSSQWAADAAFVGADGSSKHGVFGALSLFWGTFYISLIAMLTALPLGVMCAIYLGVFAGKKSKNYLKPILEIIAGIPTVVFGFFAAIVVAPFIVWFFSLFGIEASFQSALGAGFIMGIMIVPIVASLSQDCIEAVSLKRINGAYALGMTKKEVVFAVILPEAMPGIVAACLLGLSRALGETMIVVMAASLRPNLTMNFLEDMTTVTVKIVEALSGDQAFDSSLALSAFSLGLVLFIITLIINIFSVYLINRFHKRKNL